The region GAGTCACCCCGCCATGCAGGCAGAACCGAAGAAATCGCTGGTGGGGGAGGAGTACGAGGTCGAGATCGGCCCCGTGGCCCATGGCGGGCACTGCATCGCCCGTACGGCCGAGGGCCAGGTCCTCTTCGTCCGGCACGCCCTGCCCGGCGAGCGCGTCGTCGCGCGTGTCACGGAGGGCGAGGAGGGCGCGCGCTTCCTGCGCGCGGACGCGGTGACGATCCTCTCGGCGTCCAAGGACCGCGTCGAAGCGCCCTGCCCCTACGCCGGCCCCGGCCGCTGCGGCGGCTGCGACTGGCAGCACGCCAAGCCGGGCGCGCAGCGCCGCCTCAAGGGGGAGGTCATCGCCGAGCAGCTGCAGCGGCTCGCGGGCCTCACGCCCGAGGAGGCGGGCTGGGACGGCACGGTGATGCCCGCCGAGGGCGACAAGCTGCCCGCCGGCGAGGTCCCGGCCTGGCGCACGCGCGTCCAGTACGCCGTGGACGCGGACGGCAACGCCGGACTGCGCCGCCACCGCTCGCACGAGGTCGAGCCGATCGAGCACTGCATGATCGCGGCGCCGGGCGTGAGCGAACTCGGCATCGAGGAGCGCGACTGGTCCGGCATGGCCTCGGTCGACGCGATCGCCGCGACCGGCTCCCAGGACCGCATGGTCATCCTGGAGCCCCGCCCCGGCGCCCGCCTGCCCCTCGTGGAACTCGACAAGCCCGTCTCCGTGATGCGCGTCGAGGAGCACGACGGCGGCATCCACCGCGTCCACGGCCGCGCGTTCGTGCGCGAGCGGGCCGACGGCCGTACGTACCGCGTCGGCAGCGGCGGCTTCTGGCAGGTCCACCCGATGGCGGCCGACACCCTGGTCAAGGCCGTCATGCAGGGCCTGATGCCGCGCAAGGGCGAGATGGCGCTCGACCTGTACTGCGGCGTCGGCCTCTTCGCGGGCGCCCTCGCGGACCGCCTCGGCGACAAGGGCGCGGTCCTCGGCATCGAGTCGGGCAAGCGCGCGGTCGAGGACGCCCGGCACAACCTCACCGCCTTCGAGCGGGTCCGCATCGAACAGGGCAAGGTCGAGTCGGTCCTCCCGCGCACCGGCATCACCGAGGTCGACCTCATCGTCCTCGACCCGCCTCGCGCCGGCGCGGGCAAGAAGACGGTCGAGCACCTCTCCTCCCTGGGCGCCCGCCGCATCGCGTACGTCGCCTGCGACCCGGCGGCGCTCGCCCGCGACCTCGGGTACTTC is a window of Streptomyces sp. NBC_00271 DNA encoding:
- a CDS encoding class I SAM-dependent RNA methyltransferase, giving the protein MQAEPKKSLVGEEYEVEIGPVAHGGHCIARTAEGQVLFVRHALPGERVVARVTEGEEGARFLRADAVTILSASKDRVEAPCPYAGPGRCGGCDWQHAKPGAQRRLKGEVIAEQLQRLAGLTPEEAGWDGTVMPAEGDKLPAGEVPAWRTRVQYAVDADGNAGLRRHRSHEVEPIEHCMIAAPGVSELGIEERDWSGMASVDAIAATGSQDRMVILEPRPGARLPLVELDKPVSVMRVEEHDGGIHRVHGRAFVRERADGRTYRVGSGGFWQVHPMAADTLVKAVMQGLMPRKGEMALDLYCGVGLFAGALADRLGDKGAVLGIESGKRAVEDARHNLTAFERVRIEQGKVESVLPRTGITEVDLIVLDPPRAGAGKKTVEHLSSLGARRIAYVACDPAALARDLGYFRDGGYKVRTLRAFDLFPMTHHVECVAVLEPVAKAH